The following coding sequences are from one Sesamum indicum cultivar Zhongzhi No. 13 linkage group LG11, S_indicum_v1.0, whole genome shotgun sequence window:
- the LOC110012931 gene encoding protein BIC1-like, translating into MLPPNQQTQSTPKTTQNPFSSGNSSAYGSTQQSHQTVEAESSADSVQPKKMLEEEKKNTCTTVTVATGIENSCSSGRERLQRHRIEVAGRVWIPDMWGQEAFLKDWIDCGAFDASLVNSSVMSARAALVEQGRTLNSATPTVANY; encoded by the coding sequence ATGCTTCCCCCCAATCAACAAACTCAATCCACGCCCAAAACAACCCAAAATCCATTTTCATCCGGCAATTCCTCTGCATACGGATCAACTCAACAATCCCATCAGACAGTAGAAGCTGAATCGTCCGCGGATTCTGTACAGCCAAAGAAGATGCTagaggaggagaagaagaacACGTGTACTACAGTTACTGTAGCGACGGGAATCGAGAATAGCTGCAGTAGTGGGAGGGAAAGGCTGCAGAGACATAGGATAGAGGTGGCGGGTCGGGTTTGGATACCGGATATGTGGGGTCAAGAAGCTTTCCTCAAGGACTGGATTGATTGCGGGGCTTTTGATGCTTCGCTGGTAAACAGCAGTGTTATGTCCGCCAGAGCTGCGTTGGTGGAACAAGGACGGACGCTCAATTCCGCCACACCAACCGTTGCTAATTACTAG
- the LOC105174063 gene encoding pentatricopeptide repeat-containing protein At2g36240 — MSRNIALKKLPKPRQRHLATPPQLALSDLSPSLSALTPTTTAAAQTQLTQLTTLLKTHLQKSPIAITPEDLLHFLKSRLRHHPTLSHLDFHLFRFAATLDSFRHDHSTFEYMVRSLVSTSRLDSLPSLLEFISSNPCPCSDGIFSCPKIEPMFRVSISSFCRAGRFDDALFAFDIMKRLIDGKPNVALYNIVIHGFVKFGKLDRAVEFYGRMVRERVKPDAVTFNILISGYCRNNKFGLALEVFREMKEKGCVPNVVSFNTLIKGFFQDGKAEQAVGMAREMIELGCEFSCVTCEILVDGLGRKGKVTEAADLMVEFLMKGVLPRGFDYLGLIEMLCVGGNVERASELVDEFWGKGYPPGLIACTTLIESLRGVGRTERSVELMRKMLNEGIIPDSVTFSCLLQDMCGTGGALEANKLRLLACRKGLDSDGMMYRILISGCTKEGRKKEGEVLVNEMLDRGYIPDIATYNMMMEGLAKSKGSLG, encoded by the coding sequence ATGTCTAGAAACATAGCCCTCAAGAAACTCCCAAAACCCCGGCAACGCCACCTTGCAACGCCGCCACAGCTCGCACTCTCGGACCTCTCACCTTCGCTTTCCGCTCTCACCCCAACCACCACCGCGGCCGCCCAAACCCAGTTAACCCAGCTCACCACCCTCCTCAAAACCCATCTCCAAAAGAGCCCCATCGCCATCACACCGGAAGATCTCCTCCACTTCTTGAAATCCCGCCTACGCCATCACCCAACGCTCAGCCACCTCGATTTTCATCTCTTCCGTTTCGCCGCCACACTCGACTCATTCCGCCATGATCACTCCACATTCGAGTACATGGTGCGCTCTCTTGTGTCCACTAGCCGTCTCGATTCTCTGCCCTCGCTCCTCGAGTTCATTTCCTCCAATCCTTGCCCCTGCTCAGACGGTATCTTTTCTTGCCCTAAGATTGAGCCCATGTTTCGTGTTTCGATTAGCTCGTTTTGTAGGGCTGGTAGATTTGATGATGCACTCTTTGCTTTTGATATTATGAAAAGATTGATTGACGGTAAGCCGAATGTTGCACTGTATAATATAGTGATCCACGGTTTTGTTAAGTTCGGAAAATTGGACAGGGCGGTTGAGTTCTACGGAAGGATGGTTAGGGAGAGGGTGAAGCCAGATGCAGTcacgttcaatattttgattagtgGGTATTGTAGGAATAATAAATTCGGGTTGGCATTGGAGGTGTTTAGGgagatgaaagaaaaagggtGTGTCCCAAATGTGGTTAGTTTTAATACCTTGATCAAGGGATTTTTCCAGGATGGGAAGGCGGAGCAGGCAGTTGGAATGGCAAGAGAGATGATTGAGTTGGGGTGTGAGTTTTCGTGTGTGACGTGTGAGATCCTGGTTGATGGACTTGGTCGGAAAGGGAAGGTAACGGAGGCAGCTGATTTGATGGTTGAGTTTTTAATGAAAGGGGTTTTGCCTAGGGGTTTTGATTATCTTGGGTTGATTGAGATGCTTTGTGTCGGTGGAAATGTGGAGAGGGCGTCTGAGTTGGTGGATGAGTTTTGGGGCAAAGGTTATCCACCAGGCTTGATTGCTTGTACGACTTTGATTGAAAGTTTACGTGGGGTTGGAAGGACTGAAAGATCGGTTGAATTAATGAGAAAAATGCTTAATGAGGGCATCATACCAGATAGTGTGACGTTTAGTTGTCTGCTTCAGGATATGTGTGGTACTGGAGGAGCACTGGAAGCAAACAAGCTGAGGTTGTTGGCTTGCAGAAAGGGTTTGGATTCAGATGGTATGATGTATCGGATTTTGATTTCAGGCTGTACGAAAGAAGGCAGAAAAAAGGAGGGGGAAGTTCTGGTGAATGAGATGTTGGATAGAGGGTATATACCCGATATTGCAACATACAATATGATGATGGAGGGCCTTGCTAAATCTAAAGGTTCTCTTGGTTAA
- the LOC105174067 gene encoding 2S albumin produces the protein MAKKLALAAVLLVAMVALASATTYTTTVTTTAIDDEANQQSQQCRQQLQGRQFRSCQRYLSQGRSPYGGEEDEVLEMSTGNQQSEQSLRDCCQQLRNVDERCRCEAIRQAVRQQQQEGGYQEGQSQQVYQRARDLPRRCNMRPQQCQFRVIFV, from the coding sequence ATGGCGAAGAAGCTCGCACTCGCAGCAGTCCTCCTGGTGGCCATGGTAGCGTTGGCCAGCGCCACGACCTACACCACCACTGTGACCACCACAGCCATCGACGATGAAGCCAACCAGCAGAGCCAACAGTGCCGCCAGCAGCTGCAGGGCCGGCAGTTCAGGTCCTGCCAGAGGTACTTGTCGCAAGGACGCAGCCCATATGGTGGTGAAGAGGATGAAGTTCTGGAAATGAGCACTGGGAATCAGCAGTCCGAGCAGTCCCTGAGAGATTGCTGCCAGCAGCTGAGGAACGTGGACGAGAGGTGCCGCTGTGAGGCCATTAGGCAAGCAGTGAGGCAGCAGCAGCAGGAGGGTGGCTACCAGGAGGGCCAATCACAGCAGGTTTACCAGAGGGCTAGGGACCTTCCTCGCAGGTGCAACATGCGACCCCAGCAATGCCAATTCCGAGTTATCTTTGTGTAG
- the LOC105174060 gene encoding myb-related protein 2 isoform X1 (The sequence of the model RefSeq protein was modified relative to this genomic sequence to represent the inferred CDS: added 36 bases not found in genome assembly): MYHHHHQGKNIQTSSRMSVPPERHLFLQGVNGTGDSGLVLSTDAKPRLKWTPDLHERFIEAVNQLGGAEKATPKSVLKLMGIQGLTLYHLKSHLQKYRLSKNLHGQANSGSNKAAAGDRMPGANVTHMSNQHTANQTTKNMQLGEAIQMQIEAQRRLHEQLEVQRHLQLRIEAQGKYLQSVLEKAQETLGGQPNMGTIGLEAAKIQLSDFMSKVSAQCLNSAFSGMKELSDLCLQQKQTTQPTDCSFESCLTSSFEGSLRDQELHNNLMGFKPTTYRAPAEQRDNETETRTFFSTANGTSEKAFLAETNSSNLSMSIGLQSGTWNCSGNHPEERIKANADIKFFSQKTDNNDVMKLEKQKTSSELKLPLFSTKLDLNTDDENDAASSCKKLDLNGFXLQLELNKQVL; the protein is encoded by the exons ATGTatcatcaccatcaccaaGGAAAGAACATACAAACTTCCTCGCGAATGTCTGTTCCGCCTGAAAGGCACTTGTTTCTTCAAGGTGTGAATGGCACCGGAGATTCAGGACTCGTTCTCTCCACTGATGCTAAGCCAAGACTCAAATGGACACCAGACCTTCATGAACGGTTCATAGAAGCAGTAAATCAATTGGGAGGTGCTGAAA AAGCTACTCCAAAATCAGTCTTGAAGCTTATGGGAATTCAAGGACTAACCTTATACCACTTGAAGAGTCATCTTCAG AAATACAGACTGAGTAAAAACCTCCATGGACAAGCTAATAGTGGCAGCAATAAAGCTG CAGCAGGAGATAGAATGCCTGGAGCGAACGTCACCCACATGAGCAATCAACACACAGCGAACCAAACAACTAA GAACATGCAGTTGGGTGAAGCGATACAAATGCAAATTGAAGCGCAACGGAGGCTGCACGAACAGCTTGAG GTACAACGGCATTTGCAGCTGCGAATAGAGGCCCAAGGTAAATATTTGCAGTCTGTGCTAGAGAAAGCACAGGAAACACTTGGAGGACAGCCCAACATGGGAACAATTGGCCTAGAGGCTGCCAAGATTCAGTTGTCTGATTTCATGTCCAAAGTATCTGCCCAATGCCTGAATTCTGCATTTTCAGGGATGAAAGAACTCTCAGACTTGTGCCTCCAGCAGAAACAAACTACTCAGCCAACCGATTGCTCGTTCGAGAGCTGCTTAACCTCATCATTTGAAGGCTCCCTCAGAGACCAAGAACTACACAATAATCTCATGGGCTTCAAACCTACCACCTATAGAGCACCTGCAGAGCAAAGGGATAACGAAACTGAAACCAGAACGTTCTTTTCGACAGCAAATGGCACTTCGGAAAAAGCATTCTTGGCAGAAACCAACTCCAGCAACTTATCAATGAGCATTGGACTTCAGAGCGGGACATGGAACTGTAGTGGCAACCATCCAGAGGAAAGGATTAAAGCCAATGCAGATATCAAATTTTTCAGCCAGAAAACCGACAACAATGATGTAATGAAGCTGGAGAAGCAGAAGACGTCCTCCGAGTTGAAACTGCCTTTGTTTTCAACAAAACTCGACCTTAACACAGACGACGAAAATGATGCTGCTTCAAGTTGCAAGAAGTTGGATCTGAATGGCTTC
- the LOC105174061 gene encoding uncharacterized protein LOC105174061: MGNCLVIEEKTVKVMKTDGKIIEYKSPIKVHQVLSEFSHHAISDKLPVVKHLHPNAEMLGGHLYYLLPLPVPVPAPSPKKKKTVRFSDEVVEGARRAPEVVRIKLVISKQELQAMMGSGGVSVEDVIAQVQREGSINKIESGDTDRWLPDLESIPEVN; encoded by the coding sequence ATGGGGAATTGCTTAGTTATTGAAGAGAAGACAGTGAAGGTGATGAAGACAGATGGGAAGATAATTGAGTACAAATCACCAATAAAAGTTCATCAAGTATTGTCCGAGTTCTCTCACCATGCAATATCTGATAAACTCCCTGTAGTGAAGCACCTGCATCCAAATGCTGAGATGCTTGGAGGGCACTTGTACTATCTGCTTCCTTTGCCGGTGCCGGTGCCGGCTCCATCGCctaagaagaagaagacagTTCGTTTCTCGGATGAGGTCGTGGAGGGAGCCCGACGAGCGCCTGAAGTCGTCAGGATTAAGCTTGTGATCAGCAAGCAGGAGCTGCAGGCTATGATGGGAAGTGGGGGAGTTTCAGTTGAAGATGTGATTGCTCAGGTGCAGAGAGAAGGGAGCATAAACAAGATTGAAAGTGGTGATACTGATAGATGGTTGCCAGATTTGGAAAGTATCCCTGAAGTGAACTAG
- the LOC105174062 gene encoding 1-(5-phosphoribosyl)-5-[(5-phosphoribosylamino)methylideneamino] imidazole-4-carboxamide isomerase, chloroplastic — protein sequence MSIHNLQTSSIRKDFTEPSVVCAARRKPKLVYAAPQLVSRTKKLSIQCGVQFRPCIDIHKGKVKQIVGSTLQDSKEGESGLITNYESDKSAAEYAKMYKDDGLTGGHVIMLGADPLSQSAAIEALHAYPGGLQVGGGINSSNALSYIYEGASHVIVTSYVFSNGQVDFERLKELAHAVGKQRLVLDLSCRKKEDRYAVVTDRWQKFTNVYLDKKVLDFLANYADEFLVHGVDVEGKKLGIDEELVALLGRHSPIPVTYAGGVTTMADLERIKVAGMGRVDVTVGSALDIFGGNLPYKDVVAWHSQQEALAL from the exons ATGAGCATTCACAACCTTCAAACCAGTTCAATTCGGAAGGATTTTACTGAGCCTTCCGTAGTTTGTGCTGCTCGACGAAAGCCAAAATTGGTTTATGCTGCGCCTCAGCTGGTCTCCA GAACCAAAAAACTTTCAATACAATGTGGGGTTCAATTTCGCCCTTGCATTGACATACACAAG GGGAAAGTTAAACAGATTGTTGGATCCACTCTTCAAGATTCTAAAGAGGGAGAATCAGGTCTTATCACTAACTATGAATCTGATAAATCGGCTGCAGAATATGCTAAAATGTATAAGGATGACGGGCTTACGGGTGGCCATGTGATCATGCTTGGGGCTGATCCATTGAGCCAATCAGCAGCAATCGAAGCATTACATGCTTATCCTG GTGGTTTGCAAGTTGGAGGTGGTATCAATTCAAGTAATGCCTTGAGTTACATATACGAAGGAGCAAGCCATGTTATTGTTACATCA TACGTATTTAGTAATGGACAAGTTGATTTCGAAAGGCTAAAGGAACTTGCTCATGCTGTGGGGAAACAGAGACTTGTGTTGGATCTTAGCTGCAGAAAGAAG GAGGATAGGTACGCAGTTGTCACAGATAGATGGCAGAAATTCACGAATGTATATCTTGATAAAAAAGTGTTGGATTTTCTCGCAAACTATGCGGATGAGTTTCTGGTCCATGGAGTTGATGTTGAAGGCAAAAA GCTGGGAATTGATGAAGAGCTTGTGGCTTTGCTTGGCAGGCATTCACCA ATTCCAGTGACCTATGCTGGTGGCGTCACCACAATGGCTGACTTAGAGAGGATTAAAGTAGCAGGGATGGGACGTGTAGATGTCACTGTTGGCAGTGCTTTGGATATTTTTGGGGGTAATCTACCTTACAAGGACGTAGTCGCCTGGCATTCTCAGCAAGAGGCTTTGGCACTTTGA
- the LOC105174065 gene encoding uncharacterized protein At5g03900, chloroplastic (The sequence of the model RefSeq protein was modified relative to this genomic sequence to represent the inferred CDS: added 40 bases not found in genome assembly) → MASMSACFFSVRPKFNCSSLPQKPLFSPSQAHYFTALPSVILAQPPRLWCGRTSISVIRASSSSGSSVYGSMSMAISPGGSVESDKLPSGVRNRAMDAIDSSGPRVTVGDVASKAGLKLNEAQKALQALAADTNGFLEVSDEGDVLYVFPKDYRSKLAAKSFRIRAEPLLEKGKMAAEYLVRVSFGTALIASIVLVCTTIIAIAWSCRESDDRGRRGRSYDSGFTFYLSDLFWYWDLYYYRRRRVREGDGGMNFFESVFSFVFGDGDPNQGIEEERWKLIGEYITSNGGVVTAEELAPFLDLETTEDMDDDSYILPVLLRFDGQAEVDDEKDLQGNILYRFPSLQRTAAPQRNGRKKYIGKRWTDWVGDVDKFFKEKTWRFSKTSFSERAMVVGLGGFNLFGVILLGTMLKDTTVSSSGLITFVPDIFSLLQIYAGSFFAIPLIRWFFIQIKNAKIVKRNRAREQRAKALESPDLSLRRKFLSARYMAQKTFIGSERIVYSTERDLFEQDYETREWDRRFKELEKSE, encoded by the exons ATGGCGTCCATGTCCGCTTGCTTCTTCTCTGTTAGACCGAAATTCAACTGCTCAAGCCTCCCTCAAAAACCACTA CCGTGATTCTTGCTCAACCCCCAAGATTGTGGTGCGGCAGAACCTCCATCTCCGTAATTAGGGCGAGCAGCAGCAGCGGCAGTAGTGTTTATGGCAGCATGTCGATGGCAATTAGCCCCGGCGGCAGTGTGGAGAGTGATAAATTGCCGTCCGGCGTGCGGAACCGAGCCATGGATGCCATTGATTCCAGCGGACCGAGGGTTACCGTTGGGGACGTGGCGAGCAAAGCCGGGCTCAAGTTGAATGAAGCTCAAAAAGCTCTACAGGCTCTGGCTGCCGACACCAATGGTTTCTTAGAG GTGTCCGATGAAGGTGatgttttatatgtttttccGAAGGATTATCGATCAAAGCTTGCGGCAAAATCATTTAGGATCAGAGCTGAACCTTTGTTGGAAAAGGGGAAG ATGGCAGCTGAGTATTTAGTGAGGGTTTCCTTTGGCACGGCACTGATTGCATCCATTGTTCTTGTATGTACCACAATTATTGCTATAGCCTGGAGTTGTCG TGAGTCAGACGACCGTGGCAGACGCGGAAGATCATACGACTCTGGTTTCACCTTTTACTTAAGTGATTTGTTCTG GTACTGGGATCTATATTATTACAGGAGAAGAAGAGTAAGAGAAGGTGATGGTGGGATGAACTTCTTTGAGTCT GTTTTTTCCTTTGTATTTGGGGATGGTGATCCCAACCAAGGGATTGAAGAAGAGAGATGGAAGTTG ATTGGAGAATACATAACTTCAAATGGCGGTGTTGTCACAGCCGAAGAACTTGCTCCATTTCTTGATCTGGAGACTACTGAAGACATG GATGATGACTCATACATACTACCGGTGCTTCTTCGATTTGATGGCCAGGCGGAAGTAGATGATGAG AAGGACCTGCAGGGGAATATTTTATACCGTTTTCCATCACTACAACGCACTGCTGCTCCACAGAGGAATGGGCGGAAGAAATACATTGGGAAAAGATGGACCGATTGGGTTGGAGATGTTGATAagttttttaaggaaaaaacaTGGCGATTCAG CAAAACCAGTTTTTCAGAGAGAGCAATGGTGGTTGGGTTAGGTGGCTTTAATCTATTTGGGGTTATACTTCTTGGTACCATGCTGAA GGATACAACCGTTAGCTCGAGTGGACTCATAACATTTGTACCAGACATATTTTCCTTACTTCAG ATCTATGCTGGCTCTTTCTTTGCAATTCCATTGATTCGGTggtttttcattcaaatcaaaaatgctaaaattgtcaaaaggAACAGAGCGAGGGAACAGCGTGCCAAGGCACTTGAATCACCAGATCTCTCTTTGAGGCGAAAG TTCTTAAGTGCTCGGTACATGGCTCAGAAGACATTCATTGGGAGTGAGAGAATTGTCTATAGTACTGAGAGGGATTTGTTCGAGCAGGATTATGAGACACGAGAATGGGATCGAAGATTCAAAGAGCTTGAAAAGTCTGAGTGA
- the LOC105174066 gene encoding glucosamine 6-phosphate N-acetyltransferase has translation MQTANSSTEEEIFRVRKLEISDKNKGFVELLQQLTVCGSISDEAFRERFEELAKCGDDHVICVIEDNNSGKIVATGSVFIEKKFIRNCGKVGHIEDVVVDSSVRGKQLGKKVVGFLSEHARAMGCYKVILDCSVENRPFYERCGFKQKEIQMVKYFV, from the coding sequence ATGCAAACAGCAAACTCCTCTACAGAAGAAGAGATATTTCGAGTTAGGAAGCTAGAGATCTCGGACAAGAACAAGGGTTTCGTCGAGTTACTGCAACAGTTGACTGTGTGCGGCTCCATCTCCGACGAGGCTTTCAGAGAACGATTTGAGGAGCTCGCTAAATGCGGAGATGACCACGTCATATGCGTGATAGAGGACAATAATTCTGGGAAGATTGTTGCCACTGGGAGTGTGTTTATCGAGAAGAAATTCATAAGGAATTGTGGGAAAGTTGGTCATATTGAAGATGTGGTGGTGGATTCCAGTGTTCGAGGTAAGCAATTAGGAAAGAAAGTTGTGGGGTTCCTCTCTGAACATGCTCGAGCGATGGGGTGTTACAAGGTGATTCTTGATTGCAGTGTTGAGAACAGACCCTTTTATGAGAGATGTGGTTTCAAGCAGAAGGAGATTCAGATGGTGAAGTATTTTGTTTGA
- the LOC105174060 gene encoding myb-related protein 2 isoform X2 (The sequence of the model RefSeq protein was modified relative to this genomic sequence to represent the inferred CDS: added 36 bases not found in genome assembly), which yields MYHHHHQGKNIQTSSRMSVPPERHLFLQGVNGTGDSGLVLSTDAKPRLKWTPDLHERFIEAVNQLGGAEKATPKSVLKLMGIQGLTLYHLKSHLQKYRLSKNLHGQANSGSNKAAGDRMPGANVTHMSNQHTANQTTKNMQLGEAIQMQIEAQRRLHEQLEVQRHLQLRIEAQGKYLQSVLEKAQETLGGQPNMGTIGLEAAKIQLSDFMSKVSAQCLNSAFSGMKELSDLCLQQKQTTQPTDCSFESCLTSSFEGSLRDQELHNNLMGFKPTTYRAPAEQRDNETETRTFFSTANGTSEKAFLAETNSSNLSMSIGLQSGTWNCSGNHPEERIKANADIKFFSQKTDNNDVMKLEKQKTSSELKLPLFSTKLDLNTDDENDAASSCKKLDLNGFXLQLELNKQVL from the exons ATGTatcatcaccatcaccaaGGAAAGAACATACAAACTTCCTCGCGAATGTCTGTTCCGCCTGAAAGGCACTTGTTTCTTCAAGGTGTGAATGGCACCGGAGATTCAGGACTCGTTCTCTCCACTGATGCTAAGCCAAGACTCAAATGGACACCAGACCTTCATGAACGGTTCATAGAAGCAGTAAATCAATTGGGAGGTGCTGAAA AAGCTACTCCAAAATCAGTCTTGAAGCTTATGGGAATTCAAGGACTAACCTTATACCACTTGAAGAGTCATCTTCAG AAATACAGACTGAGTAAAAACCTCCATGGACAAGCTAATAGTGGCAGCAATAAAGCTG CAGGAGATAGAATGCCTGGAGCGAACGTCACCCACATGAGCAATCAACACACAGCGAACCAAACAACTAA GAACATGCAGTTGGGTGAAGCGATACAAATGCAAATTGAAGCGCAACGGAGGCTGCACGAACAGCTTGAG GTACAACGGCATTTGCAGCTGCGAATAGAGGCCCAAGGTAAATATTTGCAGTCTGTGCTAGAGAAAGCACAGGAAACACTTGGAGGACAGCCCAACATGGGAACAATTGGCCTAGAGGCTGCCAAGATTCAGTTGTCTGATTTCATGTCCAAAGTATCTGCCCAATGCCTGAATTCTGCATTTTCAGGGATGAAAGAACTCTCAGACTTGTGCCTCCAGCAGAAACAAACTACTCAGCCAACCGATTGCTCGTTCGAGAGCTGCTTAACCTCATCATTTGAAGGCTCCCTCAGAGACCAAGAACTACACAATAATCTCATGGGCTTCAAACCTACCACCTATAGAGCACCTGCAGAGCAAAGGGATAACGAAACTGAAACCAGAACGTTCTTTTCGACAGCAAATGGCACTTCGGAAAAAGCATTCTTGGCAGAAACCAACTCCAGCAACTTATCAATGAGCATTGGACTTCAGAGCGGGACATGGAACTGTAGTGGCAACCATCCAGAGGAAAGGATTAAAGCCAATGCAGATATCAAATTTTTCAGCCAGAAAACCGACAACAATGATGTAATGAAGCTGGAGAAGCAGAAGACGTCCTCCGAGTTGAAACTGCCTTTGTTTTCAACAAAACTCGACCTTAACACAGACGACGAAAATGATGCTGCTTCAAGTTGCAAGAAGTTGGATCTGAATGGCTTC
- the LOC105174068 gene encoding iron-sulfur assembly protein IscA-like 2, mitochondrial, whose protein sequence is MTTSSRSLIHRLAPYFSARLRQNSRLLSSSSALQEPQPSSSESPSSSPDAVRMTDSCVRRMKELQAEEASQRLLRLSIEAGGCSGFQYNFSLDNKINADDRIFEQDGVKLVVDNVSFDFVKGATVDYVEELIRSAFQVSTNPSAVGGCSCKSSFMAK, encoded by the exons ATGACGACGTCGTCGCGTTCGTTGATTCATCGGCTTGCGCCCTACTTCTCTGCCCGGCTTCGTCAGAACTCTAGGCTTCTCAGCTCATCCTCCGCTCTCCAAGAACCTCAGCCATCTTCGTCGGAATCTCCGTCATCATCTCCTGACGCCGTACGTATGACCGACAGCTGTGTTCGG AGAATGAAAGAGTTACAAGCTGAGGAAGCTAGTCAGAGGTTGCTGCGTTTGAGCATAGAAGCTGGTGGTTGCTCTGGGTTCCAATACAACTTTTCACtagataataagataaatgCTGATGATAG GATTTTTGAGCAAGATGGAGTTAAGTTGGTGGTCGATAATGTTTCCTTTGACTTCGTCAAAGGTGCTACTGTTGATTATGTCGAAGAGCTGATCCGCTCTGCTTTCCAG GTGTCCACAAACCCAAGTGCAGTGGGTGGCTGCAGCTGTAAAAGTTCCTTCATGGCGAAGTAG